The genomic region CGGCGTCGGTACCCAATCAGGGCAGTTCGTTCCCGATCTCGCTCTTCGACTGATCGCCGGCCGCTGACTGGTGACGGACTACCGCGGCAGCAGCCAAGCCGATGCCACCCAGAATCGTGATCATGATTGCGACGGAACTGCGCGAACCAAACGCATCCCGGCACTCGGCCCGATAGTCGCTTGCGCCCTGTACCCCGTTGGTCAGGCGGTCGACGATAGCTTCGTCGTCCGCCGCGGCGTAGCTCGGGTTCCACGGAGTGCCACACGGGATCGCAGTTCCGCTGCCGGGGATCGACTCGGGCAGCATGATCCCGAGGAACAGCCCCAGAACTAACAGGGCCAGGCCGCCGCCAACCAGTGCTCGGTACATGGTGCCTCCTAGGCTCTTCCCTCAATCATCGCGCCTGATCAAGGCAGCGTTACATACGGAGCGTGTCATGCCCGCTACTGCCCTTCCAGTCACCAACCTCGGTCACAAGACCGGCCTGAACGTCACTGCTGCTGACACCGGTGTCGCTGCTGACAACACCAACGGCAACTCTGTGGCCAACGGCGGGCGCACGTTCATCATCGCCCAGAACACCGCTGGCACGTCGGCCACGGTATCTGTAGCGGTCGAGAGGAACGTGGACCAGCAGACGGTTACCCCGGTGACCCACACCATCCCCGCCAACAAGGTCCACGTGATCGTCCTGGGCCCGCCCGCTATCTACGGGCAGAACACGATCGTCACCGCGTCCGCCTCGACCGTGAAGCTAGCTGCCTACTCCATGCCATCCTGATGGCCGGCGTGTGCGCCGAACCGGGCTGTCCGGAGTGGACGGTCCGAAACGGGCGCTGCCTCGCCCATGAACGGGCCCGCAGCCGACAACAGCACCGCACCGTGCCGACGAAAATGTCTCGTACCCACGCGGAGAGGAAACGTCGCGCGGCTGTCGTCGCGGAACATCGACGCCGACATGGCGATTGGTGTCCCGGCTACGAGGTCGAGCCACATGCAGCAGCAGACCTGACCGCGGACCACATCATCCCCGTGGCCCTCGGAGGTCACCCCGCAGGGCCACTCCAAGTTCTGTGCCGGTCCTGCAACTCGAGGAAAGCGGCGAGGGGGTGCTGATGCGCTACGACATCACCATCCCCCAGGGCACAACGTGGACAGTGTCGATCCCTGTCCTGGCCCCGAACGGCACACCGCAGAACCTCACGGGGTGGAACGCAGCTGGCCAAGTCAGGGCTTTCCACGAGTCCCCCGAGGTGCTGCACAACATCAGCATCAATCTTGAGGGATCCAACGTCGTTCTCACCGTCCTCCCCACCACATCATCGGCGTGGGCGTGGCGTAACGGTGTCTACGACGTTGAACTCACTTCACCTGATTCCAAGGTGATCCGCCTCGTCGAGGGCCACGTCACCGTCACACCTGAAGTCACACGCTAGGAGTCGTCATGCCCTTCACTGATACCGCGAAAAACGCCGCGGTCAACGGGGTCGCTGGCGGCGCGACCTGGATTTCGCTGCACACCGCAGACCCTGGCACCACGGGCACCGCTGAGGTCACGGGCGGTTCCTACGCAAGAGTGCAGACCACGTGGGGGGCAGCCGCATCCGGCTCACGGGTGGGTTCGCAGGCAGTCATCAACGTTCCCGCCGGAACCACCATCACTCACTGGGGCATCTGGTCGGCATCCACGTCCGGCACGTTCTACTACAGCGGCACGCTGCCTGCCTCTGAGACGTTCGGTTCCGCCGGCACCTACGGTCTCACGCCCACGCTGACCGCCTCCTGATCGGAGGTTCTCGGTGGCAGTCACAGTCCGATCCCACACGGTCGTCACCGGGGACGCAGTCACCTCAGTCTCCGCCACCAAACCTACCGGCACAGCGTCCGGTGATCTCTTGGTGGCTATGGTGTTCTGTGACGGTGACGCCACCGCATCTAACCTGACCGCCCCCGCGGGATGGACCCAGTCAGGCACTACCAGTTCAGTCACCAACGTCGGCCGCGCCAAGGTCTTCACCAAGACCGCTGGTGGTTCAGAAGGCTCGAGCTACACGTTCGGCGCTGGAACCAACACCTCAGCGGTCGTCATCCTGGTGTGCGTCACCGGGCAGGCTACCTCGACCCCGATCAACGTCACTCCCACGTGGGCTAGCTCAACCACCGCAGGCCAAACGGCACAGGTCGCCGCCTCGATCAGTCCCACGGTTGCCAATACTCTGCTGCTGTGCGGTTGGTCATGCGGCGCTGGGGCCACTGCGAGCTATACCCCACCGGCCGGGATGACCGAGCTGCGCGATGCCTGGTCGGGCTGGCAGTTCGCTTCCGTTGCGGCTCAGGATTTGGCTGCCTCGGGAGCGACCGGGACCCGAACGGCCACGGCCACCTCAGGCGGGAACGGCTGGCAAGCCGTCTCGCTCGCGATCGCACCTGCAGCGTCCCCGACTGGGTCGGCTACCGGGACCACAACCCTGGTCGCGACTCGGGCAGGCACGAAACGTGTCAACGGAACCCGAACTGCGGCTGCGACCCTGGGTGCTTCACGCACCACGACCCGGGCAACGACGGTCACCCGCACTGCTGGCTTGACGGTCACAGCTTCCGCTGTGGGCACCAGGACAACCATGGTCAACGTGAGTGCGCCGGTCAGCCTCTCTGTGTCACGGTCAACGGTCAAAGCTGTGGCGGTGGCGCGGACTGCGGCCGTGTCCTTGGATACTGCGAGGTCTTCCTCACGATCCACGGCGGCTGCGGTCACTGCCGACCTCGGCCTGGACAGCAACGAGGCAGCCGCTAAAGCTACGAGCGGGGGCAGCATTGCTCCCGTTACGCTGGGAACAGCCCGCACGGTTGCCCGTAGCTCCACAGGTGGAGCAGTCGGAAACCTGAGCCTGACCACCGAGGAAGACTCAGCTCGCGCTTCCGCGGCCGCGGCTCTCGCCGTGCTTGGTCTCTTGGCGGCGCGCTTGGGAGTCAGGGCAACTACCAGCGCGCGGACCGCTGCGCTTGTGCTGCTTGCCGACGAGGTGACGGAGAAGAGCGCCACCGGGCCTGTGCTGGCAGCACTAGAACTCACTACAAACCGGACTGGTGTCCACTCAGCTGCCAGTGACGCGGCAGCAGTGGTCAACGTGGCTGCGAGCCGCACCGGTCTTCGGCATGTCTCTGCCGCGGCTACAGCAGCTTTAGTGGTGGCTGGATTGGCTCACGCTGAGGGTGCTGCCCAAGGCGCTGCATCGGCACTGCTGAGCCTCGGGGCATCCGCGATTGGTGTCCGACACACTGCGGGTCTGACGTTAGCCCCGCTGTTCGTGGCTGCCGGTGCGACCGGGGTCAAGACGTCAGCGGGTTCTGTCCCGGCCGTGGTGTCCCTGTCGGCTCTCGCGGAGTCTGGCGCTGTGGTGGGTGGCGACGCTGTAGCCATGCTGACACTGGGAGCCTCTGCGACCGGGGTTCGCCATGTCGCGGGTTCTGCGGTAGCAGCGGGGGGGATCACTGCTCCTCTTGCGGGTTCAGGGTGGAGAGCACAGACCACGGTGGCGTCGTTGGGGTTGGCTGCCTACTCGGTTGGTCAACCAGCCCGCAGCAGTTCCCGCCCCGGGATCTTGTTGCTCAGCGCCGCCGGCACTGGGCTCCGGTTCGTCACATGGCCTCCGAACACGGGTGAAACAACCCTGGTGGCCGGGGTGAGCGCGGGTACCCCTGTTGCCTTGCTGATCGCAACGCCCGGCCACCCAACCGCTTCAGTCGTTGAAGCAGGCGTCCCCGCTGTTGAAGGCACCGCACGTGCCGGTGTCCCTGTCGAAGATCCGTGAGGTGAGCATGGGGCACATCAGCAGCAAAGAGCAGGACAGGATCTTGGCGTTCTGTGTCGAGGTGCTGCAGCGTTTGGGGATGCCGTCCTACGAGTTGGTGTTGAGTGACGAACCTAGCGATGAGGGCACCGACGCGTCGATTGCCTCCGTCCCGGGCCGATATGCCGCAACGTTGCGCGTGTGCAAAAGGTGGGACAGTCTGCCGAAATCAGAGAAGGTCAACACTCTGGTGCACGAGATGCTGCACCTCACCCACGCCGACCTAGTCCAGGATGCGATGCTCCCACTGGAGTTTTCTCCCTCGGTGTCCAGCGACCTGCGTCAGGCGGTTCGCGGGATTCTCGACATGGGCACTGAGCGGTGGGTTGACCGTATGTCCTACGTCATCGCAGAAGGTATGACCTACCCGAAGAAGGTTAAGGGCAAGGCAGGCCAGGGATGACCTACCACGTGGTACCCCGAGGGGATCTAGTGGAGCACACGGTCACTGAGGTTGGTGAGTGTGTGTGCGGGCCACGTGACCAGAGCGTGGTAGGTGATGACGGCAGCACTGTCTGGGTGACTGTGCACCACAGTCTGGACGGCAGGGAACAGAAGGAGACGCAGGCATGAGGTGGTTTCACCGAGCGTACGCCTTCCTGTTCGGATACTTCTGGCTGCCGTGCCACCTGTGCGGTGTTGCCTACGGCGGTCATCAGTGGCGTACATACGACGGTCAGCCTTGTGTCCTCAAGGACGGGCGAGGCATATGCCCCACCTGCACTAAGGCTGGCCTCGGCTCACACTGGCGGGTCTTCACCTCGTAGGTGTAGCTGATCAAGTGACTGGATGATTCAGTCGCCAACCCGCTTGATCAACATCAGACTTGATCAACTCTTTACAAGATCCACCCAGGGGGGTACCCCTCCCCCCGGATCACGTTCCCCGCCGCGGGCAAAGGCGCTGCAGCTGCGTACGGGTTCTGGAGTTCCTAGTTCACAAACTTGATCTTTGGTTGGTGGTGAAGTGCCATGCCGATCAACTCGGGTCCTCCACCAAACCCCAACGCGCGCCGGCGCAATGCTCGAACAGCGCGGGAACGCTTGCCCGCCGAAGGCCGTAAGGGTCCCGCGCCGGACTGGCCTCTTCCGAAGAACCTGACCCTGATGACTCAGCTCCAGATCGCCCAGTCGACTGTGGACGACTTGAAGGAGCAGGAGCCCCTTGAAGCGGCGGATCGACGGAAGCTGAACAAGGCTCTCGAGCAGTTGGTCTTCTTGGACACGAAGGCCCAGACCGTTGAGCAGGCTGAGCTGACGCTGTGGCTCGAGTTGTGGCGTACTCCGCAGGCGGTTGCTTGGGAGCGGCTTCGGTGGACCCGCGAGGTTGCCCAGTACGTGAGGTGGAAGGTGCTCGCCGAGTGGGGCGACATCGATGCCGCCAAGGAAGCTCGTCAACTCTCGGACCGGCTTGGCCTGACTCCGATGTCGTTGCTGCGGTTGCAGTGGGACATCGTCTCTGACGAGGTCGCCGAGAAGCGCCAGGAGGTTCGTTCGCAGTCCTCGAGTAAGGCTCGTTCTCGCCTGAAGGTGGTGGCGGACGATGCCGTGGAGGGGACCGGAGCATAACGGGGATTTCCCGTCGCTTGGGTGGGCTGTCGGCGAGTGGATCGAAGAGCACTGCGTAGTTGCAGATGGTGACCACCGTGGCGAGCCGTACAAGCTGACTGACGAGATGTGGCGGTTCCTGGTCTTCCACTATCGCCTTAGAGTAGACGCTGACCCCGGCCGACGCGCGATGGCCTGGATGTACCGCAGAAGTCAGTTGGTGCGCCCGCAGAAGTGGGGGAAGGGCCCGTTCTCGGCGGCGATCATCTGCGCTGAGGCTGCGGGCCCGGTTCTCTTCGCGGGCTGGGATGCCACGGGGGAACCTGTCGGCCGGCCATGGTCGACGCCGCTGATCCAGATTACCGCGACCGCAGACGACCAGACAGCGAACGTGTACCGGCACCTGGTGCCGATGATCGAGCTTGGCCCGCTGGCTGATCTGATCCCGGACACTGGTGAGACTCGGATCAACCTTCCGGGTGGCGGTCAGATCGAGCCGGTGTCCAGTAACGCGAGGTCCCGTCTGGGCCAGCCCGTCACTTTTGTGCTGCAGGACGAGACGCAGCTGTGGGTCAAGTCGAACCGGGGGCATCAACTCGCGGATGCGCAGCGTCGCGGCGCGTCGGGTATGGGCGGCCGGACGATCGAGACTACGAACGCGTGGGATCCGACTGAGGACAGCGTTGCGCAGCAGACCGGCGAGTCCCGGCTGCCGGACATCTACAAGGACCACACTCCGGCTCCGCCGGGGTTGTCGATGAAGAACAAGGTTGAGCGCCGGCGGTGGCTGAGGAAAGCCTACGGCGACTCTTGGTGGATCGATCGGGACCGCATTGAGGCTGAGATCCTGGAACTGCTGGAGAAGGGCGAGGTTGCTCAGGCGGAGCGGTTTTTTGGGAACAAGATCGCTTCGGGTATCTCGACGTGGCTCGACGACGGCAAGTGGGCGCTGAAGATGTCGCCTCGCGACGTTCCAGACGGAACGAAGATCTGTCTAGGGTTCGACGGTAGCGACTCGGAGGACTGGACGGGGTTCCGGGCGGAGACTCTGGATGGGTACAGCTTCACTCCGGCGTTCAATGGCGGTCAGCCGACCATCTGGGATCCGGCGCAGTACGGACACAAGATTCCCCGCGGCGAGGTCCACGCGGCGATGGACGAGATCCAGCGCCGGTACAGGGTCGTGCGCGCCTACTGTGACCCACGGGAGTGGCAGTCAGAGATTGAGGCTTGGCAGCTGCAGTATGGCGAGAAGCGCGTTGTGGTGTGGGAAACGAACCGCATTACGCAGATGCACGCCGCGTTGCAGCGGTTCGTGATCGACCTGTCCAGCTTGATCACGCATGACGGGTGCCCGGTGACTGCGTTGCATATCAACAATGCGCGCCGTGTTGCCCGGCCTGCGGAGCGCTACATCCTCGGCAAGCCGAGCCCGAACCAGAAGATTGACCTGGGGATGTGCACTGTCCTCGCCCATGAAGCCCGATGCGATGCGGTCGCTGGCGGGGCTACGAACAACACGTCCCGTCGACAGGTCGTTGTGATGCGTTAGGAGGTGGGGCGTGAAGCTGTCGGATCTCTCCGACGAGCAGTGGTTCGCTCGCCTGAACGCGCGTCGCCGGGGCAAGTTGGACGACCTCAAGCTGAAGTGGCAGTACTACAACGGCGAGCAGCCGTTGACCTATGTCGCGAAGATCCTTGCTGAGCAGGAGGATCGGTTCCCCGCGTGCCGGGTGAACTGGCCGGCGCTGGTGGTGGACAGCCTTGAGGAACGTCTTGATGTTGAAGGCTTCCGCCTTGGTGACGACATCGACGACGAGCTGACTGCGTTCTGGCAGGACAACGATCTTGATGAGGAGTCCACGCAGGGGCACATTACGTCGCTGGTGACTAGCGAGTCGTACGTGATGGTCGGTCCTGGCGAGGGCGGCTCGCCGTTGATTACGGTGGAGTACCCGGAGGAGGTCGCGGTTGAGATTGATCCGCGGACCCGGAAGATCATCGCTCTGCTGAAGGTCTACAAGGAGGACCAGGAGGCAAAGAGCGAGAACCGTGCTGTCCTCCTTGTTCCTGGCCGTGTGATCGAGTTCGAGAACGGGAAGCCCGTTAGCTCCAAGGGGCAGACTTGGGCGAAGGCTCTTGAGCGTCATCAGACGAGCCCGTTGGTTCCTGCGGTGAAGTTGACCAACCGCCCAATCCGCGGGGTTGGTCGATCAGAGCTGGACTCGATCATCCCGTTGGCAGATGCGGTGAATCAGACAGCAACGAACATGATGGCGGGGATCGAGCACCATTCAGTCGGTCGACGCTGGGCCGTGGGGGTGTCGAAGTCCGATTTCGTCGACAAGGACGGGAAGCAGCTTTCCCCTTGGGAGATCGCGACAGGCCCTGTTTGGGCCGTACCTGGACCGGAAGACCCTACGGACGGCCATGAAGTGAAGCTTGGCCAGTTCGCCGCTTCGGACCTCAGAAACTTCCACGAGTCCATCAAGCAGCTCGCTTCCTTGGCAGCGTCGCTCTACGGTCTGCCTCCGCACTACATGGGCTATGCGAGCGACAACCCGGCTTCCGCTGATGCGATCCGCTCATCTGAGGCGCGTCTGGTGAAGAGGGCAGAACGCCGTCAGCGCGCCTTCGGGGGTTCGTGGGAGAAGGTCATGCGCCTGGCGCTCGCGGTGGTGGGCCGTGACCCGGCTGAGGCGAACCGGTTGGAGACCGTGTGGCGTGATGCTTCTACGCCCACTCGTGCAGCGATGACTGATGCTGCGGTGAAGGCCTTCCAGGCGGGCTACATCGACGCCGAGCAGGCCCAGGAAGACTCCGGCTACAGCCAGGCACAGCGAAGGCGTATGGCGGGCCGTACTGCTGCTGGCGGAGCTGTCCGGGCCGCTGCTGACGCGATCCGCAACCTGGATGTGACGGGAGGCAGCGATGCCTCTGCCGGCGGCGGTAGCGCGGGTAGCTGACGCTCACGTCCGGAACCAAGCCGATCTGTTGAACTCCGCCCTGGGGCTCCTCTCAGAAGCCCTGCGGCGTGGCGTCTCGGATCCGGCAACGTGGCGGGACTCGGTCGCGGCGGTTGCTGAACGCCTTCTTGTGCTGCAGGTGGCTGCGGCTGCTCTTGCCGATGACTATGTCACCGATGTCCTTGAGGCGCAGGGAGCGGATCCTTCTGGGGAGACTGAGGTCAACCCGGAGGGGTTCGCAGATTTCACTGATGGTGGCGGTTCGCTGTTGTCGTTCTTAGTGTTCGCGGGAAACTCCGTGTACCGAGAGGCCACACAGGAGCGTCTGTCAGCAGCATCGACTCGTCAGCGTGTCGAGCATGTGACGACGGCGATCTTGATGGGCGGCATGCAGGACACTGGGCGGTCTGCCGTCCACAGTGCGATGTTCGCCCGACCTTCGGTTACACGGTATGTGCGGATGCTACGGCCGCCGTCGTGCGCTAGGTGCGCCATCTTGGCCGGACGTGAGTACAGGGCGTCGGTGGCGTTCAAGCGCCACAAGCGATGCGACTGCCGCCACATTCCACAGACCGAGGACACCGGGGACTGGACAACGCGTCCTTCTCGCTACTTCAAGTCGCTGTCCCGTGAGGAACAGGATCGGATCTTCACCAAGTCAGGGGCGGAAGCGATCCGGCTTGGCGGGGTGAAGGACTCGTCGATGAACCAAATCGTGAACGCCAGCAAGGGAATGCAGACGGTTACGTCTTGGGGACGTGAACTGAGCATCACCCTTGAGGGTGTCACGCAACGCGGCCTGTTCGGCCGCTACATCGTCCAGGAGGACGGCTCGCTGCGACGGCGAGACCGAACGAATCCCTTGGAACGCAACACTCTCCGGCTGATGCCGGACCAAATCTTCCAACTCGCTGAACAAGAGGGTTGGGACCGCGCCGAGGTGCTGCGACGGCTCCGGCGCTACGCGTACGTGCTGTGACACGCGATGTGCCACAGCTGACTCATGGAGGACCGCGCGATGCGGAACACCATCCTGCCCACCCACCCGACTCTCCATGACCCCGTCACCGGCAAGCCTCTTCAGGCCATCGGCGTTGGCAAGGACGGAAAGATCTGGTGGCCGGTTCTTGGCGGCAATGGCGCGGGCGACCCGCAGCCGACTCCGCCAGCCGATCCCGCACCGCCTGCCAACGAGCCTCTTGGCGACGCTGGTAAGGCCGCGCTGGACGCGGAACGCAAGCGAGCCAAGGAAGCCGAGAAGCGAGCCAAGGAACTCGAGGACCGGCTGAAGGAGATCGAGGACAAGGACAAGTCGGAGCTGGAGAAGGCGCAGAGCCGTCTCGCCGAGTTGGAGCAGGCAAGCAGCAGCGCCGAGGCCAAGCTTCGGCGCTACGAGATCGCTGCGAAGCACTCCATCCCAGCCGACTACATGGACCTTCTGACTGGTTCCGATGTGGACACGCTCGAGTCCCAGGCCGCCAAGATCGCCACGCTTGTGAAGGCGAACACGGAAGCGCAGAAGCTTCCCGCGTTCGCCGCGAACCCCGGGCAGGGAACTCCGCCCGCGACAACCTCCAAGCCGGATGTCGAGGCGGGACGGCGTCTCTATCAAGAGCGCAACCCCAAGAAAACCTAAGCCCTGAAAGGGACAACCCATGGACCTCACCCAGAGGACCGAGGCATTCAACGTGGACGACCCGTCCTGGCTTGCCTCGCGCCACGGGACCGGGGAGGCCGTGAGCGTCACGCTCGACACCTCCGCGTTCACCCCGTCGGTTCACTACCCGGACGGCTTCTTCAAGTCCGGCATTGCTCTCGGCCGCATCACTGCGACCGGCAAGTACGGGCCCTACGCTGGCCAGACCAACGAGGTTCAGTCGGTGACTATCACCGGCTCCCCGACTGGCGGCACGTTCACCCTGACCTGGAGTGGCCAGACCACCGCGGCGATTCCGTACAACGCGACTGCTGCACAGGTCCAGTCCGCCCTGCAGGCCCTGTCGAACGTGGGCGACAACGACGTCACGGTGACCGGTGGCCCCGGCCCCGGCAGCGCGTTCGCGGTGACCTTCAAGGGCGTCCTCGGCGGCACTGACGTGGCTGCGATGACCGCCTCTGGCGCTGGCCTGACTGGCGGCACCACCCCTGGGGTGACCATCGGCACCACCACTGCCGGCGGCGCGAACCCCGCGGCCAATGACGGCACCGAAAGCCTCGCGGGGTTCCTCGCGTTCTCGGTCGGTGCCCCGTCGTCCACTTCGGTGGATGTTGTTGGAGCCATGTTCGACCACTGCAAGGTGGTCAACGCCAAGCTTCCTGTTCCTGTTGACGCTGCTGGCCGCGCTGACGTGGCTGGCCGGATCATCTTCTACTGAGGGGGGTGTACCAATGGCTGACATCTACTCCGAGTACATCACCCCGGCGGAACTGACCGGGTATGCGCGTGCCGCGCTGGCGGATCGTCCGGAGAACCAGTTCCGGCTTGTGGACCGCCTCCCGCACCGCCAGGTCGACGACCTGGTGTACCGCTGGACCGTCAACAACGGCGGCCTTGCGGCTGCTGCTTCGTTCCGCGCCTACGACGCTGAGCCGAAGTTCGGCAAGCGTGAGGGCATCGCTCGCAAGACTGGCGAGCTGCCGGCGATCGCTCAGCAGTACATCCTCGGCGAGTACGACTCGCTGCGGCTGCGAAGCGCTGGCGAGGAGATCCGGAATCTGCTTCTTCGGGATGCAGCCCGGATCGCTCGAGCGATCGACACGCGCTTCGAGTTCGCCCGCGGCCAGGCCCTCGTGGAAGGCAAGGTCACTCTCGCTGAAGACGGCGTTATGGCCGAGGTGGACTTCGGACGCACGGCGGCCCACTCGGTGGCCCCCGCCACGCTGTGGACCGACCTCACCAACGCGAAGCCGCTGTCGGACCTGCAGTCCTGGCGTGACACCTACGTCGACACCAACGGCCAGACTCCCGGAGTGCTGCAGACCTCCACACGAGTGGTGAGCCTGATGCTGCGTAACGCAGAGATTCGGTCACACCTGCTCCCGGTGGGTAGCACCGTGTCCCAGGTCAAGCTCGCCGACCTGAACGCGCTGTTGATTGACTTCGACCTGCCGCAGGTGGAGAAGTACGACGTCCGAGCGATCGACGTCAACGGCGCGTCCCGTCGAATCATCGACGACGACAAGCTGCTGTTCCTCCCGCCGAACGGCGTGGAACTCGGCGCGACCCTGTGGGGCACCACGCTCGAGTCCCAGGAACCGGAGTACGGCATCGCAGATGGCGAGCACCCGGGTGTCGTGGTGGCTGCGTTCAAGCAGAAGCAGACCCCCATCAGGGTCTACACCATGGGCTCGGCGATCGGCATTCCGCTGCTGGCTGACCCGAACCTGTCGTTCGTCGCTGACGTCGCGTGATCGTGGAGGTGGCGCAGTGCCTCAGTTGAGAACCTACGTCCACCTCGCAGACGAGCAGGGCCAAACCCTCGTGTTTGGCCCTGCCTCGGATGTCCCCTCGTGGGCAGTAGCCAAGATCACCAACCCTGACGTGTGGGCAGAGGCTCCAACCCCAGCGGTTGAAGTCGACAGCCGAGAGGCGGTTGCGGAACCGCCGAGGGGTGGACCGGGTGCGTCCAAAGACGCGTGGCGGAACTTCGCCGCTTACCACCAGGTGACGGTTCCGAAGCAGGCTACCCGAGACGACATCATCGCGGCCTGTGTCGCGGTCGGCGTCATCGAGGAGTGACCGTGACTCCTCTAGCTGACTTCTCCGAAGTCCAGATTCGACTTGGCGAAGAGTTCGACGACAAGCTAACCGCTCAGGTGAACGCGTTTCTGCGGGACGCCTCCGCGGTGGTCCGTCGCCGAGTGCCCACTGTGGACGCCAACCTCGCGGACGGGTCCCTTGATCGGGACACCGTCGTCATGGTGATCACTCAGGTTGTGATGCGCCGCATGTCCGGCATCGGACTGTTGTCCGAGCAGCACCCCGAGTACTCGTACACGCTGTCCCCTGAAGCAGCTAACGGCTTGGCTCTCACCGACGACGAGGAAGCCCTGTTGCGGCCTCCGCAGAGCGGCCGAGCCTTCTCGATTGTCCCGAGGTGAGCATGAACATCGTGGTGAAGGTCCGTGACCAGGACGGCGCGGTGCACTACACGTCCCGCACGTCCCGGTTCGTTGTGGACGGTCTGAAGAACGGTTCGCTTGTGGAGGTGACTGATGCGCCCCACAAGGATGACTCAACTCGTAACGATCACGACTCCGAGTCTCTCGACGGTGGACCCCAAGACGGGGAACGAGGTGCCGGGGGCGCTGGTAGAGAAGCAGGTTCGGGCGTATCTGGCGCAGCGGCCACCGGCCGAATTGGGGTCTCAGTTCGAACTGAACGCGGATCAACGAACCGCGGTCGTCCTGTGGACGATGCTGGTTCCTCGGGGAACAGTCCTGACGCGTGACTCGACTGTCACGGACGAGTCGGGGCGTGTGCTTCGGGTGGTCGGGGATCCTGCCGACCGGCCAGCGCATGCGCCGAAGTTCCGTGCAGCTGCCTTGAGGTTCGTGTCGGATCTGGGGGTGTGACATGGCCGCCAGGATCACCATCTTCAACGCTCAGGCTATCCGTGAAGCAGTGCAGGCCACTGTGGACGAACGTACCCAGGTCGCGAACGAGATCGCCGCAGAAGCCAGAGCTGCCGCCCCTGTGCTGACTGGCGAGTATCGCAACGGTATCGGGGTAGAGGTGTCCGGTACTACGGTGCAAGTCGTCGACAATGACCCCACTTCCGGCTTCAAGGAGTACGGGACCAGCGACACGCCAGCGCATGCCGTGCTCACCGACGCTGCTCGTCGCCGCGGCCGATACAGCGGTATCCAGCCGGGGAGACGGTGATGACCACCCCTCTACCGACTGCGGCGGTCCGCGCGCTTCTGCTGGCTGACCCGGACGTCACTGCTGCCTGCGGGGGCCGGATCTCCACTCGGCTACCTGCAGACATGACCCAACCCTGCTACAGGGTGCGTGGTGCGGGAGGCATCGCTCTTGATGATCGAGGGTGGACGTTGTCGCCGCTGTTGCACATCGAGTCCTGGTGCGCGCCAGGCGCGGAGGATCCAGAGACGGTGACGTGGCGCATGGCCATGCTCGCCAACAGGGTCATCGGCCGGTCTCGTTGCAACACATACACCGACAGCGACGGCTCGGTTACCTACTCGATTCGTGTTCTCGACGTCACTCCTCCTGAACCTGATGTTTCTCGAGGCTCCGACACCCCCCTGTACTGGGCTGTGGTGCGAGTCGAACTGCGGCTACAGACCGCTTAGACGTGCCCCGCCCTCCAGCCGCCCTGCATGGCGGGCGGGGCACACCCATTGACGAACGATTCGTCAATCCGCCCATGCAGGGCACTAAGACCTTCCAACCAGCAACCCGCCTCGTTCGCGGGTACGAGTGCAGGAGGCTGCATGTCCATCTACGCAGACAGCGCAGAAGCTGTCCTCTGGGTTGACGGTGACGCTTTTCGCGGTGCCGCCAACCTGACCGCCCCGACCGACCCGTTCGCTGCCGCACCCGCTTCACTGGAAGCGTACGGCGCTGTGAAGGCCGGGTTCAC from Crossiella sp. CA-258035 harbors:
- a CDS encoding phage portal protein; this translates as MKLSDLSDEQWFARLNARRRGKLDDLKLKWQYYNGEQPLTYVAKILAEQEDRFPACRVNWPALVVDSLEERLDVEGFRLGDDIDDELTAFWQDNDLDEESTQGHITSLVTSESYVMVGPGEGGSPLITVEYPEEVAVEIDPRTRKIIALLKVYKEDQEAKSENRAVLLVPGRVIEFENGKPVSSKGQTWAKALERHQTSPLVPAVKLTNRPIRGVGRSELDSIIPLADAVNQTATNMMAGIEHHSVGRRWAVGVSKSDFVDKDGKQLSPWEIATGPVWAVPGPEDPTDGHEVKLGQFAASDLRNFHESIKQLASLAASLYGLPPHYMGYASDNPASADAIRSSEARLVKRAERRQRAFGGSWEKVMRLALAVVGRDPAEANRLETVWRDASTPTRAAMTDAAVKAFQAGYIDAEQAQEDSGYSQAQRRRMAGRTAAGGAVRAAADAIRNLDVTGGSDASAGGGSAGS
- a CDS encoding DUF4355 domain-containing protein produces the protein MRNTILPTHPTLHDPVTGKPLQAIGVGKDGKIWWPVLGGNGAGDPQPTPPADPAPPANEPLGDAGKAALDAERKRAKEAEKRAKELEDRLKEIEDKDKSELEKAQSRLAELEQASSSAEAKLRRYEIAAKHSIPADYMDLLTGSDVDTLESQAAKIATLVKANTEAQKLPAFAANPGQGTPPATTSKPDVEAGRRLYQERNPKKT
- a CDS encoding major capsid protein; this encodes MADIYSEYITPAELTGYARAALADRPENQFRLVDRLPHRQVDDLVYRWTVNNGGLAAAASFRAYDAEPKFGKREGIARKTGELPAIAQQYILGEYDSLRLRSAGEEIRNLLLRDAARIARAIDTRFEFARGQALVEGKVTLAEDGVMAEVDFGRTAAHSVAPATLWTDLTNAKPLSDLQSWRDTYVDTNGQTPGVLQTSTRVVSLMLRNAEIRSHLLPVGSTVSQVKLADLNALLIDFDLPQVEKYDVRAIDVNGASRRIIDDDKLLFLPPNGVELGATLWGTTLESQEPEYGIADGEHPGVVVAAFKQKQTPIRVYTMGSAIGIPLLADPNLSFVADVA
- a CDS encoding HK97 gp10 family phage protein, translated to MAARITIFNAQAIREAVQATVDERTQVANEIAAEARAAAPVLTGEYRNGIGVEVSGTTVQVVDNDPTSGFKEYGTSDTPAHAVLTDAARRRGRYSGIQPGRR